One window of Corynebacterium accolens genomic DNA carries:
- a CDS encoding GTP pyrophosphokinase, with protein MAESRMSRLSNQYHAWTRSHPTAAEDFRTAIEDLLNDAGIIFDRVSTRVKAWSSLKRKAKKRGEGGDFIYPTPWDDIHDVMGVRVTLYHSTTIPNALDVLGESFKVVRSVDKAAETRISGGFGYGSHHLVLTVTDDSAAAMEELADFVGWTFEVQIRTVLQHAWAEFEHDIRYKQGPTPPSPEVDRLFTLAAGLIELADQQFDEIAALKAPRTEADTNVELTPETLPGVLAIILGNRFPLSRSEHYRFLAEILEENDIRSLDQLEQLLDDDAIAHVHDTMRYRFRPGQVRLIDDLLLNKFGKQHIEATAESGDRAGRRRRLNARLKALRANS; from the coding sequence ATGGCGGAAAGCAGGATGTCGCGGCTGAGCAATCAGTACCACGCCTGGACCCGCAGCCACCCCACGGCGGCGGAGGATTTTCGCACCGCCATCGAGGACCTGCTCAATGACGCCGGCATCATCTTTGACCGGGTATCGACGCGCGTCAAGGCCTGGTCTTCACTCAAGCGCAAGGCCAAGAAGCGGGGCGAGGGCGGCGATTTCATCTACCCCACCCCGTGGGACGATATCCACGATGTCATGGGCGTGCGCGTCACCTTGTACCACTCCACCACCATTCCCAATGCGCTAGACGTGCTGGGTGAATCTTTCAAGGTCGTGCGCTCTGTGGATAAGGCGGCCGAGACCCGCATTTCCGGTGGCTTTGGCTACGGTTCCCACCACCTGGTGCTCACCGTGACGGATGATAGCGCGGCGGCCATGGAGGAGCTCGCCGATTTTGTGGGTTGGACCTTTGAGGTGCAAATCCGCACCGTGCTGCAGCACGCGTGGGCGGAATTCGAGCACGATATCCGCTATAAGCAGGGCCCTACCCCGCCCTCGCCCGAGGTCGACCGCCTATTTACGCTGGCCGCCGGCCTCATCGAACTTGCCGATCAGCAATTCGATGAAATCGCCGCGCTCAAGGCCCCGCGCACGGAGGCGGACACGAATGTGGAGCTTACTCCGGAAACCCTGCCTGGCGTCCTGGCCATCATTTTGGGCAATCGCTTCCCGCTTTCGCGTTCGGAGCACTACCGCTTCCTCGCGGAAATCTTGGAGGAAAACGATATCCGGTCCTTGGACCAGCTGGAGCAGCTGCTTGACGATGACGCCATTGCCCACGTCCACGACACCATGCGCTATCGCTTTCGGCCCGGCCAAGTGCGCCTTATCGATGACCTGCTGCTCAATAAGTTTGGCAAGCAGCACATCGAGGCCACCGCTGAATCCGGCGACCGCGCCGGCCGCCGACGCCGCCTGAACGCGCGATTAAAGGCGTTGCGCGCTAACTCTTAG
- a CDS encoding RNA-binding S4 domain-containing protein translates to MPTPQPSGRPVRIDAWVWAVRMFKTRSVAATAVRAGHVKINGEAVKPAQQVVPGDRVRVWRNHHEHDLEVLATVAKRVGAPVARTCYTDHAPPPPPKEFMPSVPVRPRGAGRPTKKERRDMEKFRGGFR, encoded by the coding sequence ATGCCTACCCCGCAGCCAAGCGGCCGTCCCGTCCGCATTGATGCTTGGGTATGGGCGGTGCGCATGTTCAAAACCCGATCCGTCGCGGCCACCGCGGTGCGCGCTGGACACGTGAAAATCAACGGTGAAGCGGTCAAACCCGCGCAACAAGTCGTGCCAGGCGATAGGGTGCGCGTATGGCGCAACCACCACGAGCACGATTTGGAGGTACTGGCTACCGTCGCCAAGCGCGTGGGCGCGCCGGTGGCCCGTACCTGCTATACCGATCACGCGCCTCCACCACCGCCCAAGGAGTTTATGCCGTCCGTGCCGGTGCGCCCCCGCGGCGCGGGTCGGCCGACGAAGAAGGAACGCCGCGATATGGAAAAGTTTCGCGGCGGATTCCGCTAA
- a CDS encoding YigZ family protein: protein MRDMYRRPTGQVEHEIEIKRSRFITLIGRVTNEEEARAFIDAARQRFPDARHHCSAYVYHVDDANPVERSSDDGEPSGTAGKPMLDVVNGSGMLDICAVVVRYFGGIKLGAGGLVHAYGGAVSETMEKVEAVTRARRELYTVECPHATAGRLEADLRGRGIDITDTEYGAAVTFTVAVRPGGLDELQAMLAALSQGEISAREAGSAWVEVGSGS from the coding sequence ATGCGCGATATGTATCGGCGCCCCACCGGCCAGGTGGAACACGAAATTGAGATCAAACGCTCGCGGTTTATCACCCTGATCGGCCGGGTGACGAATGAGGAAGAAGCACGGGCGTTTATCGATGCCGCCCGCCAGCGCTTTCCCGATGCCCGCCACCATTGCTCCGCCTATGTCTACCACGTCGACGACGCGAACCCAGTGGAGCGTTCCTCCGATGATGGCGAGCCTTCCGGGACCGCTGGAAAGCCGATGTTGGATGTGGTGAACGGCTCTGGAATGCTCGATATTTGCGCGGTGGTCGTGCGCTACTTCGGTGGCATCAAGCTGGGTGCGGGCGGGCTTGTGCATGCCTATGGCGGGGCGGTCAGCGAGACCATGGAAAAGGTCGAGGCGGTCACCCGGGCGCGCCGGGAGCTTTATACCGTGGAATGCCCGCACGCCACGGCCGGGCGCCTCGAGGCGGATTTGCGCGGGCGCGGCATCGATATCACCGATACCGAGTACGGTGCAGCCGTAACCTTTACCGTCGCCGTGCGCCCGGGTGGGCTCGATGAGCTCCAGGCGATGCTCGCCGCGCTTTCCCAAGGCGAAATCAGCGCGCGCGAAGCAGGCTCTGCCTGGGTTGAGGTAGGATCTGGGTCATGA
- the ilvA gene encoding threonine ammonia-lyase IlvA: MTESTIHASDIQQAQARISSEIAPTPLQYCPRLSAETGCEVYLKREDLQDVRSYKIRGALNSISSLSQEERERGIVTASAGNHAQGVAYACRTMGIPGKIFVPEPTPMQKRDRIHVHGGEQVELIVVGANFDEAAAAAHADAAERHATFIEPFDARDTIIGQGTVAAEVLAQLSAKGASVDTIVVPVGGGGLISGITSYMADMAPHAKVVGVEPEGAASLRAAFRNGGPVALESVDPFVDGAAVKRLGALPYEILEANQSRLHWDTVSEGAVCTDLLNLYQNEGIIAEPAGALSVAGLQRVPLEPGSTVVCVISGGNNDVLRYAEIMERSLVHRGLKHYFLVNFPQEPGQLRHFLSEILGPSDDITLFEYLKRNNRETGAALVGIQLSRAEDLAGLKERMAESKISVQHLQPNTPEYDFLVA, from the coding sequence ATGACTGAATCGACCATCCACGCATCCGATATCCAGCAGGCACAGGCACGCATCAGCTCTGAAATCGCGCCGACGCCGCTGCAGTATTGCCCCCGGCTTTCTGCGGAAACGGGCTGTGAGGTCTATTTAAAGCGCGAGGATCTCCAGGACGTGCGCTCGTATAAGATACGCGGCGCGCTCAATAGCATCTCCAGCCTGTCGCAGGAGGAGCGGGAGCGGGGCATCGTGACGGCATCGGCAGGCAACCATGCCCAGGGCGTGGCCTATGCGTGCCGCACCATGGGGATTCCGGGCAAGATTTTCGTCCCGGAGCCCACGCCCATGCAAAAGCGCGACCGCATCCACGTACACGGCGGTGAGCAGGTGGAGCTTATCGTCGTGGGGGCCAACTTTGACGAGGCCGCGGCCGCCGCGCATGCCGATGCCGCCGAGCGCCACGCCACCTTCATCGAGCCCTTCGATGCCCGCGATACCATCATCGGCCAGGGCACCGTGGCCGCGGAGGTCTTGGCGCAGCTTTCGGCAAAGGGCGCCTCGGTCGATACCATCGTCGTTCCCGTCGGCGGCGGCGGGCTGATTTCTGGCATTACTTCCTATATGGCGGATATGGCACCGCACGCGAAGGTGGTGGGGGTGGAGCCGGAAGGGGCGGCATCGCTAAGAGCCGCCTTCCGCAACGGCGGGCCGGTGGCGCTTGAGAGCGTGGATCCGTTCGTCGATGGCGCGGCGGTCAAGCGCCTGGGCGCGCTGCCGTATGAGATTTTGGAGGCCAACCAATCGCGCCTGCACTGGGACACGGTCTCTGAGGGGGCGGTGTGCACGGACCTGCTCAACCTGTACCAGAATGAGGGCATTATCGCCGAGCCCGCCGGTGCGCTGTCCGTGGCTGGGCTGCAGCGTGTGCCGCTGGAGCCGGGTTCGACGGTGGTCTGCGTGATTTCTGGGGGAAATAATGACGTGTTGCGCTACGCCGAAATCATGGAGCGCTCCCTAGTGCACCGCGGCCTCAAGCACTATTTCTTGGTCAATTTTCCGCAGGAACCGGGCCAGCTGCGCCACTTCCTGTCTGAAATCCTGGGTCCCAGCGATGACATCACTCTATTCGAGTACCTCAAGCGCAATAACCGCGAGACCGGTGCCGCGCTGGTGGGCATACAGCTCAGCCGCGCCGAGGACCTGGCGGGGCTGAAGGAGCGGATGGCCGAGTCCAAGATCTCGGTGCAGCACCTGCAGCCGAATACCCCCGAGTACGATTTCCTGGTGGCCTAA
- a CDS encoding choice-of-anchor I family protein, with product MFKRTSIGVAACLALSCAPAANAHIVDNVLERSADDAAVKLSPIGSYEAGVMGKSAAEIVAYHAASQRILTVNAQSGKVDILDASDPANPTKVAEVSAGGDKEINSVAVRPDGLAIAAVQQADKTENGEALIFDTASGDELGRVPLGALPDNVHITKDGAYALTANEGEPSDELTADGTEYAKDPEGTVSVISLPDGVAAPSVADVRTADFRAFDGPDAELDPSIRVFGPENHHNKPSLDFEPEYISSADGKAYVTLQENNAIGVVDIASATVEKVLPAHIADHSVVPLDPSNKDGEAKLRTIPVHGLSMPDSIGAFQTNGQTYFATANEGDARDWGGYTDEVKLKELVEEGQVCDSVDLPEGIEDKKYAGNLKLSNASGWNEEKGCFDGLYSFGSRSFSIYDAEGNVAFDSGSDFEDITKDIEGLNFNADNEDPDFDDRSNNKGPEPEALTIGSVGDRTYAFIGMERVGGIFVYDVTDPAQAEFVTYTNNRDFTVDYDEDNVAATSLAGDLGPEGLAFISKEDSPTADALLIAGNEVSGTTTVFSVADLVGGSQAEGDDADSDENGDNTPGASLPDDGSGSSFIGKGIGIIAGVIALGAMLSGVLHFMPQVADQFYKMLPEPIRQLLP from the coding sequence ATGTTTAAGCGCACCTCCATCGGCGTGGCTGCCTGCCTTGCGCTCAGCTGCGCCCCGGCCGCCAACGCGCATATCGTCGATAATGTTTTGGAACGCTCCGCCGACGATGCTGCGGTAAAGCTCAGCCCCATTGGCTCCTATGAAGCTGGGGTCATGGGCAAATCAGCAGCGGAAATCGTGGCCTACCACGCCGCCTCCCAGCGCATTCTCACGGTGAACGCGCAATCGGGCAAGGTGGATATCCTGGATGCTTCCGATCCCGCCAACCCCACCAAGGTTGCCGAGGTCTCCGCCGGCGGCGATAAGGAAATCAACTCCGTAGCCGTGCGCCCCGATGGCCTCGCCATCGCCGCCGTGCAGCAGGCTGACAAGACCGAAAACGGCGAAGCCTTGATTTTCGATACCGCCTCCGGCGATGAGCTCGGCCGCGTCCCGCTCGGCGCGCTGCCAGATAACGTGCACATCACTAAAGACGGCGCCTATGCCTTGACCGCGAATGAGGGCGAGCCCTCCGATGAGCTCACCGCCGACGGCACCGAATACGCAAAAGACCCAGAAGGCACCGTATCCGTGATTTCCCTGCCTGATGGTGTCGCGGCGCCCTCTGTTGCCGATGTTCGCACCGCCGATTTCCGCGCTTTCGACGGCCCTGATGCAGAACTTGACCCGTCCATTCGCGTCTTCGGCCCAGAAAACCACCACAACAAACCTTCGCTCGACTTCGAGCCGGAGTATATTTCCTCCGCCGATGGCAAGGCCTATGTCACCTTGCAAGAAAACAACGCCATCGGCGTGGTCGATATCGCCTCCGCCACCGTAGAAAAGGTGCTGCCCGCCCACATCGCGGATCACTCCGTTGTCCCCCTCGATCCCTCCAATAAGGACGGCGAGGCAAAGCTGCGCACGATCCCTGTGCATGGCCTGTCCATGCCGGATTCGATCGGTGCCTTCCAGACCAACGGCCAGACCTACTTCGCAACCGCCAATGAGGGCGATGCCCGCGACTGGGGCGGTTACACCGATGAGGTCAAACTGAAAGAGCTCGTTGAAGAGGGCCAGGTTTGTGATTCCGTCGACCTTCCAGAAGGCATCGAGGATAAGAAATACGCCGGTAACCTCAAGTTAAGCAATGCCTCTGGGTGGAATGAGGAAAAGGGCTGCTTCGATGGCCTGTATTCCTTCGGGTCCCGCTCCTTTAGCATTTACGATGCCGAGGGCAACGTCGCCTTCGATTCCGGTTCCGACTTCGAGGACATCACCAAGGACATCGAGGGACTTAACTTCAATGCCGATAATGAAGACCCCGACTTTGACGATCGCTCCAATAATAAAGGCCCCGAACCGGAAGCCCTGACGATTGGATCAGTTGGCGATCGTACCTATGCCTTCATCGGCATGGAGCGTGTGGGCGGCATCTTTGTCTATGACGTCACCGACCCCGCTCAAGCCGAGTTCGTCACCTACACCAATAACCGCGATTTCACCGTGGACTACGACGAAGACAATGTCGCCGCCACCAGCTTGGCCGGCGACTTGGGCCCAGAGGGATTGGCGTTCATTAGCAAAGAAGACTCGCCTACTGCCGATGCCCTCCTTATCGCCGGCAACGAGGTATCCGGCACCACCACGGTCTTCTCCGTCGCCGATCTCGTGGGCGGCTCCCAGGCTGAAGGCGACGACGCCGACTCCGATGAAAATGGCGACAATACTCCCGGGGCGTCGCTGCCTGATGACGGTTCTGGCAGCAGCTTCATCGGGAAAGGTATCGGGATTATCGCCGGTGTCATTGCCCTCGGCGCCATGTTGAGCGGGGTGTTGCACTTCATGCCGCAGGTGGCGGATCAATTTTATAAGATGCTTCCTGAACCCATCCGGCAATTACTTCCATAG
- the dnaE gene encoding DNA polymerase III subunit alpha, with protein MAKNSSFVHLHNHTEFSMLDGMAKVDMLADEVVKQNMPAVGMTDHGNMYGSDAFYKRMTSAGVKPIIGIEAYMAPESRFNKKRVLWGTPDQKRDDVSASGAYLHQTMIAENATGLRNLFTLSSLASYEGQLGKWPRMDAELIAEHADGIIATTGCPSGDVQTRLRLGQFNEALEAAAMWQDIYGKDNFFLELMDHGLDIEKRTRDGLLEIGRKLDLPPLVTNDCHYVLESQAPAHEAMLCVQTGKTFMDPDRFKFGGTGYYIKSAAQMRDTWDDLIPDGCDNTLWIAERVQDYSEVWEEHPHDRMPIADVPEGHTPTSWLTHEVMEGLQQRFPGRDVPEEYIERAKYEISVIEMKGYPSYFLIVAELIKYARSVGIRVGPGRGSAAGALVAYALTITNIDPLEHDLLFERFLNPERPSAPDIDIDFDDRRRGEMITYAAERWGEDKVAQVITFGTVKTKQAIKDSAKVHFGQPGFQMADRINGALPPAIMAKDIPLRGITDPDHERYSEAAEVRQMVETDPDVKKIYDTARGLEGVVRQAGVHACAVIMASVRLMDHIPMWKRPADGAYITGWDYPACEAIGLLKMDFLGLRNLTVIGDAIENIKRNRGEEVQLEQLHADDPKVSKVYDLLSRGDTLGVFQLDSGGMQELLKRMKPTGFKDIVASLALYRPGPMGVNAHWDYADRKNGRKEITPIHPELEEPLKEILDETYGLIVYQEQIMRISQKVANYTAGEADGFRKAMGKKKPEVLAQQYDKFWGGMQENGYSKSAMDALWGTIEPFASYAFNKSHAAGYGLVSFWTAYLKAYYAPEYMAALLTSVGDKKDKSAIYLSDCRHLGINVLPPSVNESEEDFQAVGEDIRFGMGAIRNVGSEVVESIIASRKAKGAFTSFSDYLDKIDLAACSKRVTEALIKAGAFDDFQQPRKGLMLIHEDAVDAVQTTKKAADKGQFDLFAGFGGGDDASSEGAFAIDVPDDSWDRKHELALEREMLGLYVSGHPLDGFEEALAAQTNTPLTKILNDEVHNGQELIIGGIISGVDRRFSKRDGSPWAIVTVEDHNGAQVEILVFNKVYSLAAPHIVEDNIILARVNVKVRDERRSLFCSDIRVPELGPGGGASLPLRLTMRTDQCTMENIARLKQVLVKNHGDSDVYLELVEGDQTTTMVLGEHLRVQRSGNLMGDLKATMGAGILG; from the coding sequence ATGGCCAAAAACTCCTCCTTCGTCCACCTGCATAACCATACCGAGTTCTCCATGCTGGACGGCATGGCCAAGGTCGATATGTTGGCTGATGAGGTGGTCAAGCAAAACATGCCCGCCGTGGGCATGACAGACCACGGCAATATGTATGGATCCGACGCCTTTTACAAGCGCATGACCAGCGCCGGGGTCAAACCCATCATCGGCATCGAGGCCTACATGGCCCCGGAATCGCGCTTTAATAAAAAGCGTGTGTTGTGGGGCACCCCGGACCAAAAGCGCGACGATGTCTCCGCCTCGGGCGCGTATTTGCACCAGACGATGATCGCGGAAAACGCGACCGGGCTGCGCAACCTGTTCACCTTGTCTTCGCTCGCCTCCTACGAAGGCCAGCTGGGCAAGTGGCCGCGCATGGATGCAGAGCTCATCGCCGAGCATGCCGATGGCATCATCGCCACGACCGGCTGCCCATCCGGCGATGTGCAGACCCGCCTGCGCCTCGGCCAATTCAACGAGGCCCTCGAGGCTGCGGCGATGTGGCAAGACATCTATGGCAAGGACAACTTCTTCTTGGAGTTGATGGACCATGGGCTGGACATCGAAAAGCGCACGCGCGATGGGCTGCTCGAAATCGGCCGGAAGCTGGACCTGCCGCCGCTGGTGACCAATGACTGCCACTACGTGCTGGAATCCCAGGCTCCGGCGCACGAGGCCATGCTGTGCGTGCAGACCGGCAAGACGTTCATGGACCCGGACCGCTTCAAGTTCGGCGGTACCGGCTACTACATCAAGTCCGCCGCGCAGATGCGCGATACCTGGGATGACCTGATTCCGGATGGCTGCGATAACACCCTGTGGATTGCCGAGCGCGTGCAAGACTACAGCGAGGTGTGGGAGGAACACCCCCACGACCGCATGCCCATTGCCGATGTCCCCGAGGGCCACACCCCCACCTCCTGGCTGACCCACGAGGTGATGGAGGGGCTGCAGCAGCGGTTCCCCGGGCGCGATGTGCCGGAGGAGTATATCGAGCGCGCCAAGTACGAGATTTCCGTGATTGAGATGAAGGGCTACCCGTCCTACTTCCTCATCGTGGCGGAGCTTATTAAGTATGCGCGTTCGGTGGGCATCCGCGTGGGGCCCGGCCGTGGTTCTGCGGCGGGTGCGCTCGTGGCCTACGCGCTGACCATTACCAATATTGATCCGCTGGAACACGACCTGCTCTTCGAGCGCTTTTTGAACCCCGAGCGCCCGTCCGCGCCCGATATCGATATCGACTTCGACGATCGCCGCCGCGGCGAGATGATTACCTACGCCGCCGAGCGCTGGGGCGAGGATAAGGTTGCCCAGGTCATTACCTTCGGTACGGTGAAAACCAAGCAGGCCATTAAGGACTCCGCCAAGGTACACTTTGGCCAGCCCGGCTTCCAGATGGCCGACCGTATCAACGGCGCGCTGCCGCCGGCGATTATGGCGAAGGACATTCCGCTGCGGGGCATTACTGACCCCGACCACGAGCGCTATTCCGAGGCCGCCGAGGTCCGCCAGATGGTGGAAACTGACCCGGATGTGAAAAAGATTTATGACACCGCGCGCGGCTTGGAGGGTGTTGTTCGCCAGGCTGGCGTGCACGCCTGTGCGGTGATTATGGCCTCCGTGCGGTTGATGGACCACATCCCGATGTGGAAGCGGCCTGCCGATGGCGCCTATATCACCGGCTGGGATTACCCCGCCTGCGAGGCCATTGGCCTGTTGAAGATGGACTTTCTGGGCCTGCGCAACCTCACCGTTATCGGCGATGCCATCGAAAACATCAAGCGCAACCGCGGCGAAGAAGTGCAGCTCGAGCAGCTGCATGCCGATGACCCCAAGGTCTCCAAGGTCTATGACCTGCTCTCGCGCGGGGATACCTTGGGCGTGTTCCAGCTGGACTCCGGCGGAATGCAGGAGCTGCTCAAGCGCATGAAGCCTACCGGATTCAAAGACATCGTGGCCTCCTTGGCCCTGTACCGCCCTGGCCCGATGGGTGTCAATGCCCACTGGGATTATGCCGATCGCAAGAATGGGCGCAAGGAAATCACCCCGATCCACCCTGAGCTCGAGGAGCCGCTGAAGGAAATCCTGGATGAGACGTATGGCCTTATCGTCTACCAGGAGCAGATCATGCGTATCTCGCAGAAGGTGGCGAACTACACCGCCGGCGAGGCAGATGGCTTCCGTAAGGCGATGGGTAAGAAAAAGCCCGAGGTCCTGGCCCAGCAATACGATAAATTCTGGGGCGGCATGCAAGAAAATGGCTACTCAAAATCCGCCATGGATGCCCTGTGGGGGACCATCGAGCCCTTCGCGTCGTACGCGTTTAACAAGTCCCACGCCGCGGGCTACGGGTTGGTCTCGTTCTGGACTGCCTACCTCAAGGCCTACTACGCGCCGGAATACATGGCGGCGCTACTAACCTCTGTGGGCGATAAGAAAGATAAGTCCGCCATCTACCTGTCGGACTGCCGCCACTTGGGCATTAACGTCTTACCGCCTTCGGTCAATGAGTCCGAAGAGGACTTCCAAGCTGTGGGCGAGGATATTCGCTTCGGCATGGGCGCTATCCGCAACGTGGGCTCTGAAGTGGTCGAATCCATCATTGCCTCGCGTAAGGCAAAGGGGGCGTTTACCTCCTTTAGCGATTACCTCGACAAGATCGACCTTGCGGCGTGTTCCAAGCGCGTGACCGAGGCGCTGATTAAGGCCGGTGCTTTTGATGATTTCCAGCAGCCGCGCAAGGGCCTCATGTTGATTCACGAGGACGCCGTCGATGCCGTGCAGACCACCAAGAAGGCGGCGGATAAGGGGCAATTCGACCTCTTTGCCGGCTTCGGCGGTGGTGACGATGCCTCTTCGGAGGGCGCCTTTGCCATTGATGTTCCGGACGACTCGTGGGATCGCAAGCACGAGTTGGCACTTGAGCGAGAGATGCTGGGCCTCTACGTTTCTGGCCACCCACTCGATGGTTTCGAAGAGGCCCTAGCTGCGCAGACCAATACTCCGCTGACCAAGATCCTCAACGATGAGGTACACAATGGCCAAGAACTCATCATCGGCGGCATCATTTCCGGCGTGGACCGGCGCTTTTCTAAGCGCGATGGTTCCCCGTGGGCGATTGTCACGGTAGAAGACCACAACGGCGCGCAGGTAGAGATCTTGGTATTCAATAAGGTCTATTCGCTGGCAGCGCCGCATATCGTGGAAGACAACATCATCTTGGCGCGCGTCAACGTCAAGGTGCGCGATGAGCGCCGGTCGCTGTTTTGTTCCGATATTCGCGTCCCCGAGCTGGGGCCTGGCGGTGGCGCGAGCCTGCCGCTGCGCCTGACCATGCGCACGGACCAGTGCACGATGGAAAATATCGCCCGACTCAAGCAAGTCTTGGTCAAAAACCACGGTGATTCCGATGTTTACCTTGAGCTTGTCGAAGGCGATCAAACCACCACGATGGTCCTAGGCGAGCACCTCCGCGTGCAACGATCCGGCAACCTCATGGGGGATCTGAAGGCCACCATGGGCGCTGGCATTTTGGGCTAG
- the rarD gene encoding EamA family transporter RarD — translation MIFTLAAYIMWGFFPAFFPLLLPATPLEILAHRVLWTAVIVTAFLIFSGGWRELVRMDKRTWGWLAAGGVFITVNWGTYVLAINTDHVADAALGYFINPLVSVALGMIFLKEQLRPWQATAVAVAAIAVLYLTFFIGQAPYISLLLAASFGIYGLIKKQVRVSAAVSVAAESLVVSPIAIAYIVWIEQAGRGTFSSDGTPHMLLLISAGLITALPLLCFAQGARTLRLSTIGMLQYLTPIMQMLWALFVTQEHFSAHRWIGFGIIGVAVSIYIADLIRVRQSAPRKSARRG, via the coding sequence ATGATCTTCACGCTCGCCGCATACATCATGTGGGGGTTCTTCCCCGCGTTCTTCCCGCTCCTGCTGCCGGCCACGCCGCTGGAAATCCTCGCCCACCGCGTGTTGTGGACCGCGGTTATCGTCACGGCATTTTTAATATTCAGCGGCGGCTGGCGCGAATTGGTGCGCATGGACAAGCGCACGTGGGGCTGGCTTGCCGCCGGGGGCGTATTTATCACGGTCAACTGGGGTACTTATGTACTGGCGATTAATACCGATCACGTGGCCGATGCCGCTTTAGGGTATTTCATCAACCCCCTAGTATCGGTGGCGCTCGGCATGATCTTCTTAAAGGAGCAGCTGCGCCCATGGCAGGCGACCGCCGTCGCCGTGGCGGCAATCGCGGTGCTGTATCTGACCTTCTTTATCGGACAGGCGCCGTATATCTCGCTGCTGTTGGCGGCATCGTTTGGCATCTACGGGCTCATCAAGAAGCAGGTGCGGGTATCGGCAGCGGTCTCGGTCGCGGCGGAGTCTTTGGTGGTCTCCCCCATTGCCATTGCCTATATCGTGTGGATCGAGCAGGCCGGCCGCGGCACGTTCAGTTCGGATGGCACGCCACACATGCTGCTATTAATCAGCGCCGGCCTAATTACCGCGTTGCCACTATTGTGCTTCGCCCAAGGCGCGCGGACGCTCCGCTTATCGACGATCGGCATGCTCCAATACCTCACCCCCATCATGCAGATGCTGTGGGCGCTCTTTGTCACCCAAGAGCATTTTTCCGCGCACCGGTGGATTGGCTTCGGCATCATCGGCGTAGCGGTCAGCATCTACATTGCGGATCTCATTCGCGTTCGCCAAAGCGCGCCGCGCAAGAGTGCGCGGCGCGGGTAA
- a CDS encoding HNH endonuclease signature motif containing protein, giving the protein MEHIRAYIAALNSAMDILAEAADMPASELTAAGMPDAAAASIAHLSQIYFGPTSFTRRQRRAVEGARRNGHSLPTLEVIEKHARRAPTQARAWALRAELAQVSADTQAMDKLARKKVRALRPPREPKPGVRLRRRAAGKPWTLTITGSSSLVAELHNQAGTLADVAALFHSGASTSTVRTNVVIPLDKLSAVVQGDKDVTVTMTNGAQISGAELAQRAMAEEGFITLIHPVEGPVNLYRMRRGATWKQFMMAAAENPVCPARGCHRPADECQVHHIYSWAGGGWTNAKNLTVACPHHNGRNDDDRAGRPRNGRFERVHGGVRWIKPWQPPPPDLVDTGPR; this is encoded by the coding sequence ATGGAACACATTCGGGCATATATTGCGGCTTTAAACTCGGCGATGGATATCCTCGCCGAGGCCGCCGATATGCCCGCCTCCGAGCTGACCGCCGCCGGAATGCCGGATGCCGCCGCCGCGTCGATAGCCCACCTTTCCCAGATCTATTTCGGGCCGACCAGCTTTACGCGCCGCCAGCGTCGCGCGGTCGAGGGGGCGCGCCGCAATGGGCATTCGCTGCCGACGCTGGAGGTCATCGAAAAGCACGCCCGCCGCGCGCCCACCCAAGCCCGGGCCTGGGCCCTGCGCGCGGAGCTTGCCCAGGTATCCGCCGATACCCAGGCGATGGACAAGCTCGCCCGCAAGAAGGTGCGCGCGCTGCGCCCGCCGCGCGAGCCCAAACCCGGGGTGAGGCTGCGCCGCCGCGCCGCGGGCAAACCGTGGACGCTGACGATTACGGGTAGCTCCAGCCTCGTCGCGGAGCTGCATAACCAGGCAGGCACGCTTGCCGATGTCGCCGCCCTCTTCCACTCCGGCGCCTCCACCTCCACCGTGCGCACCAACGTGGTAATCCCGCTGGATAAGCTAAGCGCCGTTGTGCAGGGCGATAAAGATGTGACGGTCACCATGACCAACGGCGCGCAGATAAGTGGCGCCGAGCTGGCCCAGCGCGCGATGGCGGAGGAAGGCTTTATCACCCTTATCCACCCCGTGGAGGGGCCGGTGAACCTGTACCGCATGCGGCGCGGGGCAACGTGGAAGCAATTTATGATGGCCGCCGCCGAAAACCCCGTTTGCCCGGCGCGCGGGTGCCACCGCCCAGCCGATGAGTGCCAGGTGCACCACATCTATAGCTGGGCCGGCGGCGGCTGGACCAATGCCAAGAACCTCACCGTAGCGTGCCCGCATCACAACGGCCGCAATGACGACGACCGCGCGGGCCGCCCCCGCAATGGCCGCTTCGAGCGCGTGCACGGCGGCGTGCGGTGGATTAAACCCTGGCAGCCGCCACCGCCGGACCTTGTTGATACCGGGCCCAGATAG